The proteins below come from a single Zea mays cultivar B73 chromosome 8, Zm-B73-REFERENCE-NAM-5.0, whole genome shotgun sequence genomic window:
- the LOC103635873 gene encoding heat stress transcription factor A-4d, which yields MAGMEGSNSSSQPPPFLIKTYEMVEDPATNHVVSWGPGGASFVVWNPPDFSRDLLPKYFKHNNFSSFIRQLNTYGFRKIDPERWEFANDDFVRGHTHLLKNIHRRKPVHSHSPQTQVNGPLAESERRELEDEISRLKYEKSLLLTDLQRQSQQRCGISWQMQSLERRLAQMEERQRNIVASLRDILLPVGHGVVSWGSATGADHFSKKRRVPKMDFFVDEPKVEEQQVPFLQTVGAETPGMSPIRLLSAEPFEKMELALVSLESFLQRATAHTSAAQGMLYAAGVAEPSPALALGEMLSAPMDTEIDLQPSACQNPFASTSGQDQSSSPLAEPPSYYAQSPMLPMAQLHEHAHRTAAGVDMNSDTTTGDTSQDDTTSETGGSHVPAKVNDVFWERFLTDAAEGKSEAIEAKEDVKTAVDRCCPRLQDNVDQITEQMGQLDSASYAPENY from the exons ATGGCCGGCATGGAGGGTTCCAATTCCAGCTCGCAGCCGCCGCCGTTCCTCATCAAGACCTACGAGATGGTGGAGGACCCGGCGACCAACCACGTCGTGTCGTGGGGCCCCGGCGGCGCAAGCTTCGTGGTGTGGAACCCGCCGGACTTCTCACGGGACCTGCTGCCCAAGTACTTCAAGCACAACAACTTCTCCAGCTTCATCAGGCAGCTCAACACATAC GGTTTCCGAAAGATCGATCCCGAGAGATGGGAGTTCGCCAACGACGACTTCGTTAGGGGGCACACGCACCTCCTGAAGAACATCCACCGGCGCAAGCCGGTGCACAGCCACTCGCCGCAGACCCAGGTGAACGGCCCACTGGCGGAGTCGGAGAGGCGCGAGCTCGAGGACGAGATCAGCAGGCTCAAGTACGAGAAGAGCCTGCTCCTGACGGACCTCCAGAGGCAGAGCCAGCAGCGGTGCGGGATCAGCTGGCAGATGCAGTCGCTGGAACGCAGGCTGGCGCAGATGGAGGAGCGCCAGAGGAACATCGTGGCCTCCCTGCGCGACATCCTGCTGCCGGTCGGACACGGGGTCGTTTCGTGGGGGTCGGCGACGGGGGCGGACCACTTCAGCAAGAAGAGGAGGGTTCCGAAGATGGACTTCTTCGTCGACGAACCCAAGGTCGAAGAACAGCAGGTGCCGTTCCTGCAGACGGTGGGCGCGGAGACGCCAGGCATGTCTCCGATCCGCCTTCTGAGCGCCGAGCCGTTTGAGAAGATGGAGCTGGCCCTGGTGTCGCTGGAGAGTTTCTTGCAGAGGGCAACAGCGCATACGTCTGCTGCTCAAGGCATGTTGTACGCCGCTGGTGTTGCTGAACCCAGCCCTGCTCTGGCTCTAGGCGAGATGCTCTCGGCACCAATGGATACCGAGATCgatctgcagccatcagcttgccaGAACCCCTTCGCTTCGACCTCAGGGCAAGACCAGTCGTCTTCTCCGTTGGCAGAACCCCCGAGCTACTACGCCCAGAGCCCGATGCTGCCGATGGCACAGCTCCATGAACATGCCCATAGGACAGCTGCTGGAGTCGATATGAACTCTGACACCACAACCGGCGACACCTCGCAAGATGATACCACCAGTGAAACTGGAGGTTCCCATGTGCCGGCCAAAGTGAACGATGTATTCTGGGAGCGGTTTCTCACAGACGCCGCCGAGGGTAAAAGCGAGGCAATAGAAGCAAAAGAGGATGTGAAGACTGCCGTAGACCGCTGCTGTCCTCGTCTCCAGGACAATGTTGATCAGATCACTGAGCAGATGGGGCAGCTTGATTCAGCTTCTTATGCACCCGAGAATTACTGA